In a single window of the Papaver somniferum cultivar HN1 chromosome 8, ASM357369v1, whole genome shotgun sequence genome:
- the LOC113305633 gene encoding uncharacterized protein LOC113305633, whose protein sequence is MRAVPEVLLQGDRTFIDSIPCASEIKAATFDLDPDSAPGPDGFGGWFYRNCWEIIGKDVIAAIQYCWKRCYIPNGLNSNFLVLIPKTQNAKKANQFRPIGLFNFFFKIFTKILTMRISNLLSKIISPQHGAFIKDNSIQEQIVLASEMELFRSSRISIMINGGPAGYFSVERGLIQGDPLSPFIFVIAEDVLSKALSQIVAEKKLLPMVNRNGICPTHIFFADDMFLFCNGDKIM, encoded by the exons ATGAGAGCAGTTCCAGAAGTTCTTTTACAAGGTGACAGAACTTTTATAGACTCAATTCCATGTGCAAGTGAGATTAAAGCTGCTACTTTTGATCTTGATCCTGACAgtgctccaggaccagatggatttGGTGGATGGTTTTACAGAAACTGCTGGGAAATTATTGGAAAGGATGTGATAGCTGCCATACAATACTGTTGGAAGAGATGTTACATTCCCAATGGTCTGAACTCCAACTTCTTGGTATTAATCCCTAAAACACAAAATGCTAAAAAAGCAAATCAGTTTAGACCAATTGGActtttcaatttctttttcaaaatttttacAAAGATTCTCACTATGAGAATCAGTAACTTGTTGAGCAAAATCATTTCACCTCAACATGGAGCTTTTATTAAAGATAATTCTATTCAAGAACAAATAGTTCTAGCATCTGAGATG GAGTTATTTAGATCATCTAGAatttctattatgattaatggaGGACCAGCTGGTTATTTCTCTGTAGAAAGGGGATTAATACAGGGAGACCCACTATCTCCATTTATCTTCGTTATTGCTGAGGATGTTTTAAGTAAAGCTTTATCTCAAATTGTGGCAGAGAAAAAATTGCTTCCAATGGTTAACAGAAATGGGATATGTCCTACTCacattttttttgcagatgacatgTTTTTATTCTGCAATGGAGATAAAATAATGTAA